A genomic region of Deltaproteobacteria bacterium contains the following coding sequences:
- a CDS encoding aminotransferase class I/II-fold pyridoxal phosphate-dependent enzyme — protein sequence MTKKFIPYGRQAIDEEEIAAVVDVLRSDWITQGPKIAEFERAVAEYCGAKYAVAVSSGTAALHLAVLAAGLGPGAEVITSPNSFVASANCVLYTGAKPVFADIDPSTLCIDPLEIEEKLTPATMGVIPVHFAGQPCEMHAIWKIAQENNLFVIEDAAHALGASYQDQGRTCLVGSCAHSHMTTFSFHPVKHITTGEGGAITTNDALIYEKLLRLRTHGITKDPALLSRVDGPWYYEMLDLGFNYRITDFQCALGIEQMKRL from the coding sequence TTGACAAAAAAATTCATCCCGTACGGGCGGCAGGCGATCGACGAGGAAGAGATCGCTGCTGTTGTTGACGTCCTTAGGTCCGACTGGATTACCCAGGGGCCGAAGATCGCCGAGTTCGAAAGGGCGGTAGCGGAGTATTGCGGAGCTAAATACGCCGTTGCCGTATCCAGCGGTACGGCCGCCCTGCATCTGGCGGTTCTGGCTGCCGGACTCGGTCCTGGGGCTGAGGTCATCACGTCTCCCAACTCCTTCGTCGCTTCCGCAAACTGCGTCCTTTACACTGGCGCAAAGCCCGTCTTCGCCGACATAGATCCGAGCACTCTTTGCATCGACCCCCTGGAGATTGAGGAAAAACTGACACCCGCCACCATGGGCGTGATACCCGTGCACTTCGCGGGGCAGCCCTGCGAAATGCACGCCATATGGAAAATCGCTCAGGAGAACAACCTGTTCGTCATTGAAGACGCAGCCCACGCTCTGGGCGCCTCCTACCAGGATCAGGGCCGGACCTGCCTGGTCGGGTCCTGTGCTCACAGCCATATGACCACGTTCAGCTTTCACCCCGTCAAGCATATTACCACCGGCGAGGGTGGAGCCATCACTACCAACGACGCTTTGATTTACGAAAAACTCCTTCGATTGCGCACCCATGGAATCACGAAAGACCCGGCCCTCCTTTCCAGGGTTGATGGACCCTGGTACTACGAAATGCTGGACCTTGGCTTTAATTACAGGATAACCGATTTTCAGTGTGCCCTGGGGATCGAACAGATGAAGCGGCTGGA
- the pseB gene encoding UDP-N-acetylglucosamine 4,6-dehydratase (inverting): MLNEKSILVTGGTGSFGQKFIETILSRFPQLKRVVIFSRDELKQYEMAQRFSVEKYPQLRFFIGDVRDKDRLKMAMEEIDVVIHAAALKQVPAAEYNPFECIKTNIIGAQNVIEACLDSKVRKVIALSTDKASGPINLYGATKLCSDKLFVAANNIKGKRDLKFSVVRYGNVMGSRGSVAPFFMEKRKSGIIPITDERMTRFNITLQEGVDFVIRNLQRMWGGEIFVPKIPSFRITDLAEAVCPGCRREFVGIRPGEKLHEEMITETDALSSIEFDDYYVILPALRFISAEKYIMSNGGKRCSDGFCYSSGTNSEWLTVEGIRDLIRLNVDPEFVI; this comes from the coding sequence GTGTTAAACGAAAAATCCATTCTGGTAACAGGCGGAACCGGCTCATTCGGTCAGAAGTTTATCGAGACGATTCTCTCCCGGTTTCCTCAACTGAAGCGGGTTGTGATCTTTTCCAGAGATGAGCTGAAACAGTATGAGATGGCTCAAAGATTTTCTGTGGAAAAATATCCTCAACTGCGCTTCTTCATTGGAGACGTGCGGGATAAAGACCGTTTGAAAATGGCCATGGAAGAGATTGACGTTGTTATCCATGCGGCCGCCCTTAAACAGGTTCCCGCCGCCGAGTATAATCCATTCGAGTGTATCAAAACCAACATAATCGGTGCGCAGAACGTTATCGAGGCGTGTCTTGATTCGAAGGTCAGGAAAGTTATCGCCCTTAGCACCGACAAGGCTTCCGGCCCCATCAACCTCTACGGGGCGACCAAACTGTGTTCCGACAAACTTTTTGTCGCCGCCAACAATATCAAGGGCAAACGGGATCTGAAGTTCTCCGTGGTGAGGTACGGAAACGTCATGGGAAGCCGTGGTAGCGTAGCGCCGTTCTTTATGGAAAAACGAAAGAGCGGAATCATTCCCATCACTGACGAAAGGATGACCCGCTTCAATATTACCCTTCAGGAGGGTGTCGATTTTGTTATAAGGAACCTGCAGCGGATGTGGGGCGGGGAGATTTTCGTGCCTAAAATCCCCAGTTTCAGGATAACCGATCTGGCTGAAGCAGTCTGCCCGGGATGCAGGCGGGAGTTTGTCGGTATCCGTCCCGGCGAGAAACTTCATGAGGAGATGATCACGGAGACCGATGCCCTCAGCTCCATTGAATTCGACGATTATTACGTTATATTGCCCGCCCTCAGGTTCATCTCAGCGGAAAAATACATCATGTCAAACGGTGGAAAGCGGTGTTCCGACGGCTTTTGCTACAGCAGCGGCACCAACTCGGAATGGCTCACCGTTGAGGGCATCCGCGACCTGATCCGGTTGAATGTCGACCCGGAGTTTGTGATTTGA